The region AGGCGGAGGTGATCGGGGTGGACCTCTCGGCGGGGATGCTGTCCCGGACCCGCGCCAAGGCCCAACGGCTCGGCCGTCCCGTGGCGCTCCTCCACGCCGACCTCCACGACCTTCCCTTTCCCGATCGGTTTTTCGACTACATCGTGGGGAGTTTCGTGTTTTGCTCGGTGGCCGACCCGATCGAAGGCCTGCGGGAGCTTAGGCGCGTGATCCGCCCGGAGGGGGAGTTTCGGCTCCTCGAACACGTACGGCCTCGGGGCGCGGCATGGGCGTACCTCCTCGCCCACCTTGCCCCCCATTTTGCCAAGCGCACCCTGATGCTTTTCCCCCACGCCGGCTGGGAGATCGTGTGGGAGGAAGCCCTCGTGCGCCTCATCGTGGCCCGACCCAAAGGAGGACGGGATGGCTAAAGATCGTGCGGTGTTCCGGCTTTCTGAGTACATGCCCCCGGAGTGCGCCTGCCCGGTGGAACGGCGGCTCCGTTCGCTTCCCGGGGTGGAGGAGGCGTCGTTGCATCCTTCCTTGGGGACGCCGAGGCCACCGGGTTCCAGCCCATCCCCGGAAAGGGTGCCCGGGCCGAGGTGGAGGGGAGGACTCTCCACGTGGGGAATCGGGCCCTGCTTGGGGAACTTGGGGTAGCCATCCCCTCAGACCCTCGGGTGGAGGAGCTCGAGGGGGAAGGGCGGACCGTGGTGTTCGCTGCTGCCGACGGGAAGCTACTGGGGGCGCTTGGGATCGACGCGGTGTTCGCCGAGGTGAAGCCGGAGGAGAAGGCCCAGGTCGTGCGGGGGCTGCAACAGGAGGGGCATGTCGTGGCCATGGTGGGGGACGGGATCAACGATGCCCCGGCGCTCGTGGTGGCGGACGTGGGGATGGTGCGCAACGATCCCCGGGACGTAACCCGGTTGGTGCGCCTCTCGCGGGCGGTGATGCGCAAGATGCGCCAGAACCTGGTATGGGCTACAACGCGGTGGCCATCCCGGCGGCGGCCGGGGCCTTCTCCCGCTGGGGGGTGGTCCTCGCTCCCCAGTGGGGGCCCTCATCATGGCGGCGAGCGCCGTGGTTGTGGTTCTGAACGCCATTCTTCTCAGGCGGGCGCGGTTCTAGCCCGGGCTCCATGGGAGGTCCACACGCCGTGCACCCTCTATCCACCCCCCTTGGTAGGGTCCAGACGAAAGGAGGCCGACATGGCCGAGCCCCGGGAGGAACGGTACCTTGCGGAGGGCCTCCACGGCGGGGAAGCGCTCCTCGCCGCAGTGGACGCCCTCCCCTTCTACGTGATGCTCGTGGATGCCCACCACCGGATCCTGTTTGCCAACCGGGCCGCGGCCCAGGAGCTTGGGGTCCAGCTGGAGGCGCTCCGTGGGCAGTACTGCCCCCAGGCGGTCCACGGCTGTGACGGCCCGGTCCCCGGTTGCCCCTTGGGGGAGGCGGTGGCGCGGGAGGTGTTCGACCCGGCGCGGAAAAGGTGGGTGCGCTCGGCCGTGTACCCCACCGGGCTTCGGACCCAGGGGGCGTTCCGGTGTTCCTCCACACCGCTTTCGATGCCGGGTACGCCCATGATCCGGAGGAGGCGGCCCTCCTGGAGATGCTGGCGGCGGTGGCGAGCAAGGTCATCGCCCACGGCAAGGCCGAGGTGGAGCTGGCCCAAAGCCACAGGAGGATCCAAGAAGTCCTGACCCAGATCGTGACCGCTCTGGCGTCGGCGGTGGAGCAGCGTGGCCCCTACACCGCCGGCCACCAACGGCGGGTGGCCGACCTCGCCTGCGCCATCGCCCGGGAGCTCGGCCTTCCCGAGGACCGGATCCAGGGGCTGCGGCTGGCCGCGCTCGTCCACGACGTGGGCAAGCTCGCGGTGCCCGCGGAGATCCTCTCCAAGCCGGGGAGGCTGAGCGCGCTGGAGTTTGAGCTCGTGAAGGGCCACCCGAGCGGGGCTGGGAGCTCCTTCGGGACGTGGATTTCCCTTGGCCGGTGGCGGACGTGGTGGAGGCGATGGCCTCCCATCGCCCGTACCGGGGAGCCCTGGATCGAGACGGGGAAGGGCCGGCTCTACGATCCCCGGGTGGTCGACGGCTGCCTGCGTCTGTTCCGGGACCACGGGTTCTCCTGGTCCGCCTCATCCCCCGGGCTGCCCTGTCCCACCAACCAAGGTTGTTCCTACGGGAAACCGCGGGTACACTTAACCCACCCCAGGTGGGGTGGATAGGAGGGCCATGGACCGACGCGTGCAATTCCCCGTCCGCGGGATGACCTGTGCCTCCTGTGCTGCCCACATCGAGGAGGCGTTGGCCAAGTGCCCCGGGGTCGGTTCCGCCCACGTCAACCTCGCCACCGGGCGAGCGACGGTGGAGCTCGGCCCCGAGGGGAGTGTGGCCGACCTGGTGCGGGCGGTGCAGGAGACCGGCTATGAGGTGCCCACGGAAGCGGTCGTCCTACCCATCGGTGGCATGACCTGCGCCTCATGCGCGGCCCACGTGGAGCGGGCGCTTTCCGAGGTGTCCGGTGTGGTAACGGCCAACGTCAACCTCGCCGCCGAGAAGGCGACGGTGACCTTCGTCCCCGGTGTGGCCGGTATGGACGACTTCAAAAAGGCCGTCGCCGAGGCCGGGTACGAGGCCCGGGAAGCCCCCGCCGAAGGGGTGACCGCCCCTGTGGAGGACGAGGCCGCCAGGATGCGCGAGGCCCGCTTCCGCATGGGCGTCGCCTGGGCCTTCACCATCCCCATCATCCTCTGGATGTCCATCGAGATGTTCTTCGGCGTCATGTGGCCCAGCCACCTCGTGTTCAACCTGGGGATGGTCCTCCTGGCCCTGCCGGTGCTCTCTTGGGTGGGCCTCCGTACCTACCAAAGCGGGCTTGCGGCGGTGATCCACGGCTACGCCAACATGGACACCCTTATCGCCCTCGGGACAGGGGTTTCGCTCCTCACCGGCCCGGCGTCCTTCTTCTTCCCCGTGGCCAACTACGCGGGGGTGGCGGCGATGATCATGGCGTTCCACCTCACCGGCCGCTGTGTCGAGGAGACGGCCAAGGGGCGGGCCTCCCAGGCCATCCGCAAACTCCTAGAATTGGGGGCCAAGACCGCCCGGGTGATCCGCGACGGCCACGAAGTGGAAATCCCCATCGAGGCGGTCCAGGTCGGCGATCTCATGGTCGTCCGCCCCGGCGAGAAGATCCCCACCGACGGCGTCGTCATCGAGGGGGAGAGCGCGGTGGACGAGTCCATGGCTACCGGCGAGTCGATGCCTGTGGGCAAACGGCCCGGCGACGTGGTCATCGGGGCCACGGTCAACCAAGAGGGCCTGCTCAAGGTGCAGGCGACCAAGGTGGGCAAGGACACCTTCCTCGCCCAGGTGATCAAGCTGGTGGAGGCGGCCCAGGGCTCCAAGGTGCCGATCCAAGAGTTCGCCGACCGGGTAACGGGCGTGTTTGTCCCCGTGGTCATCGCCATCGCCGTCTTGACCTTGATCGCCTGGCTCGCTTTCCCCGGCATCATGCGCACGCTGGTCGCGGCGGGTTCCTTCCTGCCCTGGGTCAACCCGAACCTGGGCCTGGTCACCCTGGCCATCGTCTCCATGGTTGCCGTGCTGGCCATCGCCTGTCCTTGCGCCCTGGGCCTGGCCACCCCGACGGCGCTGATGGTGGGGAGCGGCATGGGCGCCGAGCACGGGATCCTCATCCGCTCCGGCGAGGCCATCCAGACCCTGAAGGACGTGCGGGTGGTCATCTTCGACAAGACGGGGACGATCACCAAGGGGAAGCCCGAGGTGACGGACATCGTTCCCCTCACCCCTTCCCCTCTCCCAGGGGCGGGAGAGGGGGCTCTGCTTCGCTGGGCGGCGGCGGCCGAACGGGGGAGCGAGCACCCGCTGGGGCGGGCGGTCGTGGAGCGGGCCGAGGCGGAAGGGATGGCCCCCGTCGAGCCCGAGGAGTTCCAGGCCCTCCGTGGTAGGGGCGTGGTGGCGACGGTGGACGGCCGGCGGGTGTTGGTCGGCTCGCGGCGGCTGATGGAGGAGCACGGGCTGGACCCGGCGCCGCTCGGGGGGACGCTGCGCCGGCTGGAAGAGGAGGCGAAAACGGCCATGCTGGTGGCGGTGGACGGGCGCTTGGTGGGGGCCATCGCCGTGGCCGACACGCTGAAAGAGGACTCGGTGGCCGCGATTCAGGAGCTGCGCCGCATGGGCCTCGAGACGGCGATGATCACCGGCGACAACCGGCGCACCGCCGAGGCCATCGCCCGCCGGGTAGGGATTGACCACGTGGTGGCGGAGGTGCTCCCTGACGGCAAGGTGGCCGAGGTCCAGAAGCTACGGGAACGGTTCGGCCTGGTCGCCTTCGTGGGCGATGGGATCAACGACGCCCCGGCGCTGAAGCAAGCGAACGTTGGGATCGCCATCGGCACCGGCACCGGCATCGCCATCGAGGCGAGCGATGTGACCCTCGTGCGCGGCGAGCTCTCCGGCGTCGTGGAGGCGATTTGCCTCTCCCGAGCGACGTTCCGCAAGATCCGAGAGAATCTGTTCTGGGCTTTCTTCTACAACGTGGTGATGATCCCGCTGGCGGCCGTGGGCTGGATGCACCCGGTGCTGGCGGAGATCGCGATGGCAACCTCCTCGGTCACCGTGGTCGTCAACGCCAGCACCCTGCGGCGGGCGCGGGTCTGGGGGGAAAGGAGATGACGGCGATGGCGGAGAAGGCAGTGGACCCGGTGTGCGGGATGGGAGTGGACCCCGCCACTGCGCCGGCCAAGGCGAGACTTACGGGCGTGGAAGCCTGACGCACATTGGAAAACCCAACGTCGGGGACAAGCCCCGACGCTACGGTCTGAGGGGGTAGCGTCGCCCTTTACATTAAGAGGGACTGGTTCATAATGGCCTTCTCACCCAGATGATCGTCTGAGTTAATGCCGTTGTCCTTGGTGGGGGAGGCAGGGCGAGGGTGGCGCCCCATTTTCGCCCCTCACTCTTCCTCTCCGTCCCTCAGGCCTCGTTTCTTTGGGCGGAGTTGTCAGGGGTACCCTCGGGGCGGCAAAATAAAGGGGACTTCTAGGGAGTGGGCTATGGAAGAGAAGCGCATGGCCACCGGGATCGTCGGTCTGGACGAGGTCCTCCACGGGGGGTTCCTCCCCGGCCGGGCGTACCTCCTCGTGGGCGCCGCTGGCACTGGGGAGACCATCCTTTTCCTCCAGTGGCTCCTGGACGGGGTGCGGGGGGGGACGAGGCCTCCTTGTGACGGAGGTCGAGCCCGAGCTCGCCTGGGACCTGGCCGGGTTCGGGTATGGAGTCTTTCCGGGATCGAAGGTCGTGCACCTCTCCCCCACCTAGCTGCGGTCCCTGTCCTCCGATGCCTACCCGTTCTGCACCGCCTGGTGAGGTTCCTCAACCGCCTGGGGCGCACGGCCCTCCTCGTGGCCGAACCCGGGGAGGTGGAGGAGGAGCCGGTGGGACTACCTCACCGGGGTCCCGGTCCACCGGAGGCCTTCCCATGAGCCCTGAGCTCCACACGATTGGGATCCTGTTCCGGGGCCACGCCGACCGGCGGCTCATCCGGGAGTTTCTGGAGGGGCTGGGCTACCGGGTGCTCGCCCCCCGGCCGGACGGGTTCGATCCAGCGGGGTGGGCTGAGGTGGATCTAGTCTTGGCCGAGGCGGCGGTGGCCCGCCGAAGGACGGAGGAGCTCCTCGACCTCAAGGCCCGGGCGGCCGCGAACTTCGC is a window of Candidatus Acetothermia bacterium DNA encoding:
- a CDS encoding class I SAM-dependent methyltransferase, translated to MKLNVRILRADTSGEVRACPEPGLLERLGARLYDLMMGPVEAWAARPWRGKLWEGVRGRVLEVGIGTGANLPFHPEAEVIGVDLSAGMLSRTRAKAQRLGRPVALLHADLHDLPFPDRFFDYIVGSFVFCSVADPIEGLRELRRVIRPEGEFRLLEHVRPRGAAWAYLLAHLAPHFAKRTLMLFPHAGWEIVWEEALVRLIVARPKGGRDG
- a CDS encoding HAD family hydrolase, which codes for MEGRTLHVGNRALLGELGVAIPSDPRVEELEGEGRTVVFAAADGKLLGALGIDAVFAEVKPEEKAQVVRGLQQEGHVVAMVGDGINDAPALVVADVGMVRNDPRDVTRLVRLSRAVMRKMRQNLVWATTRWPSRRRPGPSPAGGWSSLPSGGPHHGGERRGCGSERHSSQAGAVLARAPWEVHTPCTLYPPPLVGSRRKEADMAEPREERYLAEGLHGGEALLAAVDALPFYVMLVDAHHRILFANRAAAQELGVQLEALRGQYCPQAVHGCDGPVPGCPLGEAVAREVFDPARKRWVRSAVYPTGLRTQGAFRCSSTPLSMPGTPMIRRRRPSWRCWRRWRARSSPTARPRWSWPKATGGSKKS
- a CDS encoding HD domain-containing protein, producing MASKVIAHGKAEVELAQSHRRIQEVLTQIVTALASAVEQRGPYTAGHQRRVADLACAIARELGLPEDRIQGLRLAALVHDVGKLAVPAEILSKPGRLSALEFELVKGHPSGAGSSFGTWISLGRWRTWWRRWPPIARTGEPWIETGKGRLYDPRVVDGCLRLFRDHGFSWSASSPGLPCPTNQGCSYGKPRVHLTHPRWGG
- a CDS encoding heavy metal translocating P-type ATPase; this encodes MDRRVQFPVRGMTCASCAAHIEEALAKCPGVGSAHVNLATGRATVELGPEGSVADLVRAVQETGYEVPTEAVVLPIGGMTCASCAAHVERALSEVSGVVTANVNLAAEKATVTFVPGVAGMDDFKKAVAEAGYEAREAPAEGVTAPVEDEAARMREARFRMGVAWAFTIPIILWMSIEMFFGVMWPSHLVFNLGMVLLALPVLSWVGLRTYQSGLAAVIHGYANMDTLIALGTGVSLLTGPASFFFPVANYAGVAAMIMAFHLTGRCVEETAKGRASQAIRKLLELGAKTARVIRDGHEVEIPIEAVQVGDLMVVRPGEKIPTDGVVIEGESAVDESMATGESMPVGKRPGDVVIGATVNQEGLLKVQATKVGKDTFLAQVIKLVEAAQGSKVPIQEFADRVTGVFVPVVIAIAVLTLIAWLAFPGIMRTLVAAGSFLPWVNPNLGLVTLAIVSMVAVLAIACPCALGLATPTALMVGSGMGAEHGILIRSGEAIQTLKDVRVVIFDKTGTITKGKPEVTDIVPLTPSPLPGAGEGALLRWAAAAERGSEHPLGRAVVERAEAEGMAPVEPEEFQALRGRGVVATVDGRRVLVGSRRLMEEHGLDPAPLGGTLRRLEEEAKTAMLVAVDGRLVGAIAVADTLKEDSVAAIQELRRMGLETAMITGDNRRTAEAIARRVGIDHVVAEVLPDGKVAEVQKLRERFGLVAFVGDGINDAPALKQANVGIAIGTGTGIAIEASDVTLVRGELSGVVEAICLSRATFRKIRENLFWAFFYNVVMIPLAAVGWMHPVLAEIAMATSSVTVVVNASTLRRARVWGERR